The Bryobacteraceae bacterium genomic sequence AAGGTGGAGTTGTTCCAGAGCAACCCGGGCGCGGTGATGCCCAGTCCGTGGGATTGGAAGCAGTACGGGCAAAGCGGCAAGTGGGTGAGCGGATTGTTCCCGCATCAAGCTTCGTGCGTGGACGACATGGCGTTCGTGCACTCGATGGTTTCGAAGTCGAACATCCACGGGCCGGCCACATTCATGCAGAACACCGGCTTCATCCTGCCGGGATTTCCGAGCGCGGGGGCGTGGGTGTCGTACGCGATGGGCAGCATGAACGAGAACCTGCCGGTGTTCGTGGTGCTGCCGGATCCGCGCGGAGTACCGCCGAATGGTCCGGCCAACTGGTCGGCGGGGTTCCTGCCGGCGGCGCACCAGGCGACGACGATCCGCGCCGGGACGGCGAATCCGATCCACGACCTGTTTCCGCCGAAGAAGGCATACCTCACGCCGGAAGCCGAACACGAAGGATTGGAGCTGCTGGCGGCTATGAATCGCGAACATCTGGCGTCGCGGCAGGAGGATAGCCGGCTGGAGGCCCGGATCAAGTCGTACGAGATGGCCGCGCGGCTTCAGCTGAGCGCGCCGGAGGTGCTGGCGATCGCCGGCGAATCCGAGGCGACGCGCAGGCTCTACGGCATCGACGATCCGGTGACGGCGGATATGGGCGAGCGGTGCCTGGTGGCGCGGCGGCTGCTCGAGCGCGGGGTCCGCTTCGTGCAGTTGTGGAGCGGCGCCGACAACGGATTTCCGCGGCGGAACTGGGACAGCCATGAGAATCTCGCGAAGGATCACTGGGACATGGGAGTCGCGATGGATAAGCCTGTGGCTGGGCTGATCAAGGACCTGAAGTCGCGCGGCTTGCTGAAGGATACGATCGTCCACTGGATCACCGAGTTCGGGCGGATGCCGTGCAGCCAGGGGAGCAAGGGCCGGGATCACAACCCGTTCGGATTTACGACTTGGCTCGCAGGCGGCGGAATCCGGGGCGGCGTGAGCTACGGGTCAACGGACGAATGGTCGTACAAGGCGGTGGAGAAGCCGGTGTATTGCTACGACATCCACGCGACGATGTTGCATCTGTTGGGGATCGACCATACGCGGCTTACGTATCGCCACAATGGGATCGACCGGCGGCTGACGGATGTGCACGGGGAAGTGATCCGGGAACTAGAGGCATAGGCCGAGATACCTCCAAACGGTACCGCAGGCAATTGCGGGAAAGAAGTTTATGCCATAGGATATGTCATATGAGAACAACGGTGGAGTTCCCAGACAATCTCATGGTGAGAGCAAAAGCACAAGCCGCCGCGGCGGGCATCTCGCTGCGCGAGTTTCTGATTCAGTCCGTAGAAGCGCAACTGGCTCAACCGGCTAAGGTTCGACGGCCTCCACCGATGGTGGGACACGCCGGTGCACCTCAGGTGGCCGTGCTAACGCGCGCGCAAATCGACGAAGCGAGCTACTGACATGCGAACCGGATCCGGCCCGCGGCTGGTGGACGCCAACGTCTGGCTGGCGCTGCTGGCGCCAAGCCACGAGCATCACGCCCCGGTGCGAGACTGGTACGACACCCTCGAGGCCGGACAGGCCGGGCTGTGCCGGTTGGTGCATCTGGCGGTGATCCGGTTGTTGTCGAATCCCAAGGTGATGGGCCCGTCCGTGATCACGACGCGAGAAGCCTGGGACGTGCTCGACTCGCTGATGGATGACGAGCGGGTGGAGATGTGGGCGGAACCGGCGGGCCTCGCTGGAGTGATGCCCAAGCTGCTCCGCTACCCGGTCCCGACTCCTAACATGGTCACCGACGCCTACCTCGCCGCGTTTGCGATTGCCCGCGAGTGCCGGTTGGCCACCATCGACGGCGGCTTCGATCAGTTCGCAGGGCTACGGGTGGAACGGCTGGCGGCCGCGGTCATGGCCGGTTGAGGTACTTCTCGTAGAGCCGCGTATGCCGTGTCTCGAGGCTCACTTCGCGGCCCCGGATGAATAGGCGCCGGACCTGCGTGGAAGTTTCGAGCGGATCGCCGGTGGTGACGATCAGGTCCGCCCACTTCCCCGGTTCGATCGAACCCGCCTTGTCCGCGATTCCCCACAGCCGTGCGGGATTGATGGTGAGGGCCTTCAGCGCGGCGTCACGCGGCAGGCCAAAGCCCACGGCCGCGGCGGCCTGATACGGGAGATTGCGGACGTCTGCCGAATCAAACGAACCAAACGCGAACTCCACTCCCTGGCGATGCAATTCGCCTGGCAGCGAGTACTGCGAATCGTACGGCGCGTCCTCCTCAATGGGAAGAGCGAACGTCGGGCCGAGGATCACGGGGATCTGCCGCTCCTTCACCGTCGCAAGGGTGTCCCCGAATTCGCGCGGCTCGGCGAGCACGATGCGCAGGTTCTGTTTGGCGGCGAAGTCGAGCGCGGCGCGGATGTCGCGTTCGCGCGCGGCTCGCACAACCAGCGGGATCCGCTTTTCGAGCACCGGGATCATGGCTTCGAAGCGCCGGTCGGCTGTGTTCGCCTTGGCGGCCTTGGCCTGCTGGTAGGCGCGGGCATCCTCGACGAAGCGGCTCAACTTTGCGAGCGCTACGTCATACTTCTTCCTTGCCTCCGCGTACGGAACCCGGCGCGGACGGCCGCCCTCCTCGCCCGTTTGCATGAGCGTGAGCACGGGAAAGCGCAACAGCATCGCGGCCGAGGGGGTGATCGCCATCTCTTCCCACGTCCATCCGTCGAGGTGAATCAGCGCGGCCTGGCCGGAAATGACACCACCGCCGGGTATGGTGATCGCGGTGGTGATGCCGTTGGCGCGAGCCACCGGAAAGTGCTCACTCGCCGGATTCACGGCCACGACGGCCCGCAACTGCGGATCGTAGTCGCCGAGTTCGGCGATGTCGGACGTTTCGCGCACCGCGCCGATCTCGGTGAGCCCCAGCGTCGACGCTGAGTCGATCATTCCCGGATACACATGGAGGCCGGCGGCGTCGACGACGCGGAGCCCTTTCGGCGGTTTGAACTTCGCGTTCTCTATCGAGGCGATGAGCCCGTCGCGCACGAGCAGCGATGCGGCAGGCACGTCCGGACCGGTAACCGGATGCACGGTTACGCCGCGCAGCAGGAACGTGGTGTCCTGCGCCGCCAGCGCGGCCGCGAGGCATGGAATGACCGCACGGATCATTTCGGCGCCTTCACGTACTTGAGCATCGAAGCACGGCGGGCGGCTTTCCCGGCACGGCCGTTGATGTCGCCTTCGCGGTCAAAGTACATCTCGCCATCGATCCAGACCTTCTGCACCTTCGCGTAGTTGGAGAGCGGGTGCTTGTCGAACAGCGCCAGGTCGGCGTCCTTACCAACCTCGATGGACCCGACTCGGTTGTCCACCATCAACTGCTTCGCCGGATTGATGGTCACCATCGCGAGCGCTTCGTCTTCCGAGAGTCCGCCGTACTTCATCACCTTGGCGGCTTCGGCATTGAGGTGGCGGATGAGGTCGGCCGAGTCCGAATTGATCGAGACGAGCACGCCCTTCTTGTGCATGATGGCGGCGTTGTAGGGAGTGGCGTCGAAGGCTTCCACTTTGTACGCCCACCAATCCGAAAACGTCGATGCCCCGGCGCCGTGCGCGGCGATCTCGCTCGCCACCTTGTAGCCCTCGAGCACATGCTGGAGCGTGCGGATCTTGAAGCCGAACTCGTCGGCCACGCGCAGCAGCATGAGAATCTCGTCGGCCCGGTAGCAGTGCGCGTGCACCAGCCGCTTGCCTTCGAGCACCTCGACGAGCGGCTCCAGTTTCAGATCGCGCCGCGGATGCTCCCCCTTGGCGATCTTCGCCTGGTACTCGCGGGCATCAAGGAAAGCTTCGCGGATCACATCCTCCACGCCCATTCGCGTCGCCGGGTAGCGCAGCGGACCGATGGATCCCGGCGCGCGCTGATTTCCCCGGCGCTTCGGATTCTCGCCGAGCGCGAACTTGATGCCGGGCTTGGCCGCGTCGAACACCAATGCCCGCGCGTCCTTGCCCCAGCGGGTTTTGATCACCGCGCACTTCCCGCCGATCGCATTGGCCGATCCGTGCAGCACGTTGGCGGTTGTCGCGCCACCCGCCAAGGCGCGATAGATCCCGATATCGCCGGGGTTGATCACGTCTTCGATGCCGGCCATCGAAGAGACTGATACGCTCGCTTCGTTCACGGCGTCGGTGGCGATGTGCGAGTGGCAATCGATAATCCCGGGCATCAGGTATTGCCCGGCGGCGTCCACCACCTGCGCGCCGGGCGGAACCAGGATCTTCTCCGCGATCTCGGCGATCTTGCCGTCGTGGATGCGGACTGCGCCATCGACCTTGCCTTTCGTTACCGTCAAAATCTTGGCGTTCTGAATGACGATGTCGGCGGCCGGTGCGGACGCCGCAAGAACGGCGGCCAAGGCAAGGGCTCTCATCGGGATTCCTCCTTCGAGGCGGGCGCGGTGGGGTCGTATCGAATGCCGTCGACGAAGACGTAGCGGATTTCGGTGGAAGTGCTGAACAGGTCACCGCTGGTGACGACGAGGTTGGCGACCTTACCGGATTCGATCGAGCCGGCGCGATCAGCAAAACCATAGATCCGCGCAGGCCAGAGCGTGAGAGCGCGGAGTGCATCCTCGCGGTCAAGCCCGGCGTCGATGGCGCGCTTCACCGCCGCGCGCCACGCTGATGGTTTCTCGAGCGCCGACGTGTAGAAACCGAACGGCACACCCGCCTTGACGAGCGCCGCGGGACCGGACGGCGCCTTGTCGTAGCGCTCGAGCGCCCGCAGGGACTCCTTCGCCTCGGGGTCGTCGTCTTTGCCCCGCGCCGGCCACTTGAGGTCGAACAATACCGGCGCCCCAGCCGCGCGGATCGACTCCACGGCCAGCCACGCCTCGTGCCCACCGTAGAGAACCGCGGGACGCTTCCGTTCGGCGGCGAACGCGATCATCCGTGGGAACTCACGCTCGGCGGAGGCCGGCAGCAGCAGGCGCGGCGATTCGAGGAGGCCGTCGAGCGCGCGATCGTAGTCGGGTCGCTTGTGGCCGCGCGCACTGGCGGCATACGCCTTGCGCTCCTGGTCGTAATAGGCGGCGTCGATGTGAAGCTGCCGGATGTACGAGATCACGCCCATCAGCGATCCCGGAAATCCCTGGCGCTGGTTCTCGAACCGCACATACGCCGCGACCGGCGCCGCCAAGACCATGGCGCCCGGCTTCTCGCCCGCCAGATTCATCGCGGCTCCCTGCCCCGGGAGAATGCCTTGGCGCGGATAGACCACCGCGGTGGTGAACCCGGCGGATCGCGCGTCTTCCACGGACTTGTCGCCGGGGCGGACGAGATCCTGCGCATGCACCCAACTGCTCGTAGCGGGGCGATCTTCCGGTCCATTGGCCGGCTGAGGCGCCGGGGCGGTGGCGGAGGTCGCGGTCCCGGAACCCCGCGCCGGAGGCGCCGGCAGGCCGGCATGGCTGAGCGAATCGATCAATCCCGGATACACGTGAAGACCGATGCCCTCGACGAGCGAAGCGCCGGCGGGCGGGGTGACATTCGCGCCGGCGGCTTCGATGAGCCCATCGCGAATGACGACGGCGCCTCGCTCGACGGGCGGTCCGGAAGCAGGGTGGAGCGTTACGTTGCGAATCGCGATCGGTCCGGTAGACTGCGCCCAAGCGGCAGCCACGGCGAGTAGAAAGGGGAAGAGTGCACGCGGCGGAATCATGCGGGGGAATTGCCCTTCCACGAAGGTAACATAGTGCCCATGCGCAGACGGACATTTCTCGGGTCGGCGGGCGCACTGGCGGCGCAGACGAGCCGCCCGAACGTGCTCTTCCTCATGACCGATCAGCAGCGCTACGACACGCTCGGCGCGAACGGCAACAAGCTGGTTCGCACGCCGCATCTCGATCGGCTGGCGGCGGAGTCCGCGAACTTCTCGCGCTGCTATGCGCAGGCTCCGGTGTGCGTGCCGTCGCGCGTGTCGTGGTTCACGGGGCGCTATCCCCACTCGCACAGGAATCGAGTGAACTACACGCCGCTCGACGAGCGCGAGCCCCTGCTGCAGCGCTACCTCAAGGACGCCGGGTACCGCACCGGTTCTGTCGGCAAGCTGCACTACTGGCCCCCGACCGCTGCCCACGCGCGATCCACCGGCTTCGACGAAGTGCTGCTGCACGACGGCGTCGCGAAGCTCGACGGCGAGAGCGACTACGCGAAATGGCGCGGCGCCAACGATCCGTCCAAAGCGCCGTTTCGCTCCGTGGCGTCCAACGGCGCGGGCAACAACCCGTATCGCGCCCGGGTGGAGGATCGTTTCCACGAAACCACCTGGACCGGAAACGAGACGCGCCGCCTGCTCCGCCGGTTTGCCGCCGGCGGCCAGCCGTTCTTCCTGCACGCTTCGTTCTTTCAACCGCACTCGCCGTTCTACGCTTCGCCGCCGTTCGACTCGATGTACGACGATGTGGAGTTCCCTCTGCCGCGGCCAGCGGCGCGCGAGTACATCGACGCGTTGCCGCGGCCCCTGCGCACACTGATCCTCCGAGGCACGCCGCAGTACGACATGGACCGCGCCCGTCTCCAGTGGGCGCTTCGGACCTACCACGCCAACATCGCTCATATCGACCGCGAAGTGGGGGCCATCCTTCGCGCCCTCGACGAAACCGGCCAGGGGGCGAACACTATCGTCGTCTTCTCCACTGACCACGGCGATCAGCTTCTGGAACACGGCCTCATGGGCAAGAACTGTTTCTTCGAGGATTCGATCCGCCTGCCACTTCTCGTCCGCTGTCCGGGGCAGGCGCGGCCGGGCCGCTATGACCAACTCGTGGAGCAGGTGGATCTCGCGCCGGCGCTGCTCGAATGGTGCGGCGTGGCCGTGCCGGACCGCGTCCAGGGCCGCAGCTTCGCGCCGCTGCTGCGCGGCGAACCGTATGAAACGCGCGACGCCGTGTTCTCCGAAAACATCATCCCGGAAGTAATCACCGGCGGCTCACTCGACTTCGAGTTCGCCAAGGGAAAGGGAGTGAAGGGCGTCCGGCATCCCGATGCGAAGATGGTTCGCACCGGCGAATGGAAGCTGGTCGTGTATGCCGGCGGCGAGGGCGAACTGTACGATCTCACTCGCGATCCGGGAGAATGGAACAATCTGTACCAGAGCGCCGCGCACCGCGATGTCGTGGCCGGATTGAAAAGCAGGATCCTCGAATGGCTGATGACGGCCGACGAGACAGATCAGATCGCGCCGCGATGGCGGCTGCAATAAGTAAGAAGGAGCGACATGGAGCGTAGAACTTTTTTGGGAACGGCCGCGATGGCGCAGGCGGCGGCGCAGGGACAGCAGCCTTATCCGCTGCCGGTGGCCGATGAACTGGTGGCCGCTGGATCCTCGGTGACCTCCTACAACTTCCCGGTCACCGTGGAACGAAAGCGCGAGGGTAAGCCGCACAAAGGCAAGATGCTCGCGGCCATCCAACCGCACTGCGACGACATACCGATCTTCGCCGCCGGCACCGTGCTCAAGCTCATCGACGAGGGCTACGAGGGAATCCTGATCACCATCTCGGACGACTCGATGGCCGGCGACGGTGAGGGCTACGGCGAAGTGGTCTACAAAAACGAAAAGGACACGCGTGAAGTCGCCAAGCGGCTGGGCCTGAAGGAAGCGGTCTTCCTCAACTATCCGAACCACAACATGGACGCCTGGCCGATCATCGAAATGCGCGCGCGGCTGACGTTCCTGTTCCGGCACTTCAAGATCGACACCGTGCTCGTGTACGATCCGAGCGGGCTCTACGAACGCAATCCGGATCACACGGTGACGGCGAAGGCGGTGGAGTGGGCCGCCGGCGTGTGCGCGATGAAGTGGGACTATCCGGAGTTCGGCTACGCCGGCGTAAAGCCGCACCCGGTGCGGGAGCGCTATTACTTCTCGCGCGGGCCGCAGTTGATGAACCACGTGGTGGACATCGGCCCCTACATCGACCAGAAAGTCTGGGTGAACATGGCCAACATCACACAAGGTCCGTCCGGCAACAGCGGCGAGCGGTTGCGGCAACGGCTGGCCTCGCAGGGCAAGCGCCTCCCGATCCTCGGCAACGACGCCGACACGGCCAACAAGCAATACACGAAGTATTTCGCGCTGGGTCGCGACCGCGCGCGCGGGCCGGCCTACGGGCTCGAGTGGGCGGAGTACTTCCACTACATCGGCCCCGGCGAGAACCACCTCGAGAACTACATCTCGCAGAACGCGGTGAACCTCTAACCACGCCAGTTAAGATGGTTAGGTATGCCGTTCACGCCGATTCCGGTTGCCATCGAACAGTTCCGCGAGGGACGGATGGTGGTGGTGGTGGACGACGAAGACCGCGAGAATGAAGGCGATCTGACCGTCGCGGCGGAAAAGGTCACGCCGGAAATCATCAGCTTCATGGCCGTGCACGGGCGCGGGCTCATTTGCCTCGCCCTCAGCGCGGACCGCTGCGACGAGTTGCGGCTTCCGCTGATGTCGGCCCACAATACATCGAACTTCGGCACGGCGTTTTGCGAAGCCATCGACGCCCGCTCAGGCGTCACGACGGGTATCTCGGCGGCGGACCGCGCGCAGACGATCCGCGTGGCGATGGATCCGGCCAGCCGGCCGCACGACCTCGCGCGTCCCGGTCACGTATTCCCCCTGCGGGCGCGTCCCGGCGGCGTCCTCGTGCGAGCCGGCCAGACGGAGGCGGCGGTGGATATGGCTCGCCTCGCCGGGCTCGGGCCGGGCGGCGTGATCTGCGAGATCATGAACGACGACGGCTCCATGGCCCGCGTCGGTGAGCTCGAACAGTTCTGCACGCGACATGGGCTCGCGATGATCTCCGTCGCCGACCTCATCCGCTACCGGATGCAAACCGAGCGCGTCGTGGAGCGGCTGGGCGAGGGCTGCCTCAAGACCGAGTACGGCGAGTTCAAGACCGTCGCCTACGGGACGCCGGTGAATGGCGAGCGGCACATCGCGCTGGTGCGCGGCGAAATCGAGGGTCGCGAGGACGTGCTCGTGCGCATGCACTCGCACTGCGCCTACGGGGATATTTTCGGGTCCACCGAATGCGAGTGCGGGCATACGCTGCGGGCGTCGCTCGAGCGCATCTCGGAGGCAGGGTCGGGCGCCCTCGTCTACCTGCACCAGACCGGCATGGGACTGGCGCTGCACAATGGACGGCTCGAATCGCACGGCCGCAAGTTCATGCACTACACCACGCCGGAAGGGCAGCGGCAGTTGCAGCACGAAGTGGGGATCGGCGCACAGATCCTGGCGGACCTGGGGTTGCACCGCATCCGCCTGCTGACGAACCATCCGCGGAAGATCGTGGCGCTCGAGGCATACGGAATCGAGATCTGCGATCAGGTTCCGGTCTCGGGATAATCACCCAAAAAGAATGCGGCCCGGTGAAGTGCCGAGCCGCGCATTCATTCTGCGAATCTGGGTTTGGGGTTACTGCGGAGTCGCTTCGAAGTAGCCGGCCGCGAGTTCGGGCTTCGAGGCAAGCGCCTGGCTCCAGTAGAGGCGGGCTTCCTCGGAGTGTCCGAGCGCCTTGAGCGCGTGGCCGAGGTTGAGTAGCGCCTCGGGGAAATCCGGCCGTTCGGTGATCGCCTCGCGGTAGAGGCGGATGGCGTCGTCGAGTTGGCCGCTCTTCTGGAGGATGAGCCCGGTGTTGTAGAACAACTCGGGGCTGCGCTCGCCCTTGTCGATGAGCTTAGCCTGGCACTCTAGTGCGGCTTCGAAGTCCTCGCGTTCGATGGCGAGGGCGGCGAGGCCACGAAGGGCGTCGATCGACTCGGGGTCCGATTCGAGCGCACCCTGGAAGGTGATGCCGGCCGAGTCGCGGTCGCCCATCTTCCAGTAGGCGAGACCGAGGTTCACCTGAGCTTCCGGCCACGCGGTGCGCTTGCGGAGGCAGTTCTCGAACGCCTCGATGGCACCGCGGAAATCGGAGCGCTGGAGGCGGAGGTAGCCGAGCCGGAACCAGGCGTCTTCCCAGTCCGGATTGCTCTGCAGGACGCGCTCGTAGAGCTTCTCGGCGTCGTAGACGGAGTCCTGCTGCTCGTGGAGCAGGGCGAGGTTGTAGATCACGGCCGGGATGTCGGGCTGGATCTTGAGCGCGCGTTCATACGCTTCGCGGGCGCCCTTGAAGTCGCTCAGCTCGTGCTGCACCACACCGAGGTTCACCCAGGCGTTTTTGGCGTCGGCGCGATACTTCAGGGCTTCCTGGTAGGCCTTGGCGGCCTGATCGAGCCGGGCCGTCCGCTGGTAGGCAACGCCGAGATTGAACCACCGCTCGAAGCTATCCGGCGTGAATTCCACGAGTTTGG encodes the following:
- a CDS encoding DUF1501 domain-containing protein: MKRRDFLWNYGGGLGGLALAHLLGREEAWAQAGNARAKRVVQIFLSGAASQCDSFDYKPALLAKAGEKWDPGEKVELFQSNPGAVMPSPWDWKQYGQSGKWVSGLFPHQASCVDDMAFVHSMVSKSNIHGPATFMQNTGFILPGFPSAGAWVSYAMGSMNENLPVFVVLPDPRGVPPNGPANWSAGFLPAAHQATTIRAGTANPIHDLFPPKKAYLTPEAEHEGLELLAAMNREHLASRQEDSRLEARIKSYEMAARLQLSAPEVLAIAGESEATRRLYGIDDPVTADMGERCLVARRLLERGVRFVQLWSGADNGFPRRNWDSHENLAKDHWDMGVAMDKPVAGLIKDLKSRGLLKDTIVHWITEFGRMPCSQGSKGRDHNPFGFTTWLAGGGIRGGVSYGSTDEWSYKAVEKPVYCYDIHATMLHLLGIDHTRLTYRHNGIDRRLTDVHGEVIRELEA
- a CDS encoding TA system VapC family ribonuclease toxin, which translates into the protein MRTGSGPRLVDANVWLALLAPSHEHHAPVRDWYDTLEAGQAGLCRLVHLAVIRLLSNPKVMGPSVITTREAWDVLDSLMDDERVEMWAEPAGLAGVMPKLLRYPVPTPNMVTDAYLAAFAIARECRLATIDGGFDQFAGLRVERLAAAVMAG
- a CDS encoding amidohydrolase family protein, which translates into the protein MIRAVIPCLAAALAAQDTTFLLRGVTVHPVTGPDVPAASLLVRDGLIASIENAKFKPPKGLRVVDAAGLHVYPGMIDSASTLGLTEIGAVRETSDIAELGDYDPQLRAVVAVNPASEHFPVARANGITTAITIPGGGVISGQAALIHLDGWTWEEMAITPSAAMLLRFPVLTLMQTGEEGGRPRRVPYAEARKKYDVALAKLSRFVEDARAYQQAKAAKANTADRRFEAMIPVLEKRIPLVVRAARERDIRAALDFAAKQNLRIVLAEPREFGDTLATVKERQIPVILGPTFALPIEEDAPYDSQYSLPGELHRQGVEFAFGSFDSADVRNLPYQAAAAVGFGLPRDAALKALTINPARLWGIADKAGSIEPGKWADLIVTTGDPLETSTQVRRLFIRGREVSLETRHTRLYEKYLNRP
- a CDS encoding amidohydrolase, which encodes MRALALAAVLAASAPAADIVIQNAKILTVTKGKVDGAVRIHDGKIAEIAEKILVPPGAQVVDAAGQYLMPGIIDCHSHIATDAVNEASVSVSSMAGIEDVINPGDIGIYRALAGGATTANVLHGSANAIGGKCAVIKTRWGKDARALVFDAAKPGIKFALGENPKRRGNQRAPGSIGPLRYPATRMGVEDVIREAFLDAREYQAKIAKGEHPRRDLKLEPLVEVLEGKRLVHAHCYRADEILMLLRVADEFGFKIRTLQHVLEGYKVASEIAAHGAGASTFSDWWAYKVEAFDATPYNAAIMHKKGVLVSINSDSADLIRHLNAEAAKVMKYGGLSEDEALAMVTINPAKQLMVDNRVGSIEVGKDADLALFDKHPLSNYAKVQKVWIDGEMYFDREGDINGRAGKAARRASMLKYVKAPK
- a CDS encoding amidohydrolase family protein — translated: MIPPRALFPFLLAVAAAWAQSTGPIAIRNVTLHPASGPPVERGAVVIRDGLIEAAGANVTPPAGASLVEGIGLHVYPGLIDSLSHAGLPAPPARGSGTATSATAPAPQPANGPEDRPATSSWVHAQDLVRPGDKSVEDARSAGFTTAVVYPRQGILPGQGAAMNLAGEKPGAMVLAAPVAAYVRFENQRQGFPGSLMGVISYIRQLHIDAAYYDQERKAYAASARGHKRPDYDRALDGLLESPRLLLPASAEREFPRMIAFAAERKRPAVLYGGHEAWLAVESIRAAGAPVLFDLKWPARGKDDDPEAKESLRALERYDKAPSGPAALVKAGVPFGFYTSALEKPSAWRAAVKRAIDAGLDREDALRALTLWPARIYGFADRAGSIESGKVANLVVTSGDLFSTSTEIRYVFVDGIRYDPTAPASKEESR
- a CDS encoding sulfatase-like hydrolase/transferase; protein product: MRRRTFLGSAGALAAQTSRPNVLFLMTDQQRYDTLGANGNKLVRTPHLDRLAAESANFSRCYAQAPVCVPSRVSWFTGRYPHSHRNRVNYTPLDEREPLLQRYLKDAGYRTGSVGKLHYWPPTAAHARSTGFDEVLLHDGVAKLDGESDYAKWRGANDPSKAPFRSVASNGAGNNPYRARVEDRFHETTWTGNETRRLLRRFAAGGQPFFLHASFFQPHSPFYASPPFDSMYDDVEFPLPRPAAREYIDALPRPLRTLILRGTPQYDMDRARLQWALRTYHANIAHIDREVGAILRALDETGQGANTIVVFSTDHGDQLLEHGLMGKNCFFEDSIRLPLLVRCPGQARPGRYDQLVEQVDLAPALLEWCGVAVPDRVQGRSFAPLLRGEPYETRDAVFSENIIPEVITGGSLDFEFAKGKGVKGVRHPDAKMVRTGEWKLVVYAGGEGELYDLTRDPGEWNNLYQSAAHRDVVAGLKSRILEWLMTADETDQIAPRWRLQ
- a CDS encoding PIG-L family deacetylase, whose protein sequence is MERRTFLGTAAMAQAAAQGQQPYPLPVADELVAAGSSVTSYNFPVTVERKREGKPHKGKMLAAIQPHCDDIPIFAAGTVLKLIDEGYEGILITISDDSMAGDGEGYGEVVYKNEKDTREVAKRLGLKEAVFLNYPNHNMDAWPIIEMRARLTFLFRHFKIDTVLVYDPSGLYERNPDHTVTAKAVEWAAGVCAMKWDYPEFGYAGVKPHPVRERYYFSRGPQLMNHVVDIGPYIDQKVWVNMANITQGPSGNSGERLRQRLASQGKRLPILGNDADTANKQYTKYFALGRDRARGPAYGLEWAEYFHYIGPGENHLENYISQNAVNL
- the ribB gene encoding 3,4-dihydroxy-2-butanone-4-phosphate synthase, with translation MPFTPIPVAIEQFREGRMVVVVDDEDRENEGDLTVAAEKVTPEIISFMAVHGRGLICLALSADRCDELRLPLMSAHNTSNFGTAFCEAIDARSGVTTGISAADRAQTIRVAMDPASRPHDLARPGHVFPLRARPGGVLVRAGQTEAAVDMARLAGLGPGGVICEIMNDDGSMARVGELEQFCTRHGLAMISVADLIRYRMQTERVVERLGEGCLKTEYGEFKTVAYGTPVNGERHIALVRGEIEGREDVLVRMHSHCAYGDIFGSTECECGHTLRASLERISEAGSGALVYLHQTGMGLALHNGRLESHGRKFMHYTTPEGQRQLQHEVGIGAQILADLGLHRIRLLTNHPRKIVALEAYGIEICDQVPVSG
- a CDS encoding tetratricopeptide repeat protein, with amino-acid sequence MNPRKKTADTKAANSDRGAASVLGKAVSLHLEGKLKEALRELDDAVERGEVTADICSARGHIQFELELYEEAAQSYSRLLELDPRQPGATFNLAVCLEKLGKWPQAAEHFQRAHEADPNRLDAALGFGVCLLHLDRAQTALDSFEKVLSANPDNETALFGKAVALQLTGRLEEAAAVYRSTLQKNPNSEDALVNLISIGIARKDYETVREQSEKLLTLRPYSQAAVEGLATCAFASGDYEAAAKFCAKLVEFTPDSFERWFNLGVAYQRTARLDQAAKAYQEALKYRADAKNAWVNLGVVQHELSDFKGAREAYERALKIQPDIPAVIYNLALLHEQQDSVYDAEKLYERVLQSNPDWEDAWFRLGYLRLQRSDFRGAIEAFENCLRKRTAWPEAQVNLGLAYWKMGDRDSAGITFQGALESDPESIDALRGLAALAIEREDFEAALECQAKLIDKGERSPELFYNTGLILQKSGQLDDAIRLYREAITERPDFPEALLNLGHALKALGHSEEARLYWSQALASKPELAAGYFEATPQ